GAACATCAGCGACAACAACTTTATTGTGAAGGGCGTGGTAACCGCCTACCGCGAACTGACGCCCATGGCTGTAGAAGTGAAAAAAGTATACCAAAACATCAAAACAATGTATACCGGTGCCCATACCCTTGAGGTGAAAAACGGCTACTTCTTTCGCGACCTGGCCAACTACCACCTGCACTGGGAGCTGCTGGAGAACGGCAAAAGGGTGGAAAAGGGAAGTATAAGCGACCTGGCGCTGCAGCCGCAGCAAAGCAAAACCTTTCAGGTGCCGCTTAAAAAGAAGCTAACGCCGGGCAGAGAGTACTTCCTAAACGTAGGCTATACGTTGAAAAACGCGGAGCCCTTCCTGGAGAAAGGCTACCAGATAGCCGCCGAGCAGTTTGCCCTCAGCCCCACCATGCAGACAACCACCTCCCCAAGCGGCAAAGGCAGCCTGAAAGCAACTGAAACCAATGGGCAGGTGGTGATCGCGGGAAAGGATTTTAGTGTAAGCTTTGATCTAAAGAACGGCACAATGAGCGGCTATACCTTAAAAGGACAGCAGTTGATTGAGCAGGGACCGACACCTGCCTTCTGGCGCGCGCCTACCGACAATGACATTGGAGCAGGCTTTAACAAGTCGCTGCGCATGTGGCGCAATGCGTACGATGCCGGCACCCTTACCAATGCGAAGTATAGCAAAACGACCGATGGCTATGAAGTGGTGTTTGAGAAAGAGCTGGTGAACGGCGATGCAGCCACCAAGCAGCATTTTACCGTTTTCGGCGATGGCACCGTGAAAGTAGACACCCGCTTTAGCGCCCTGAAAGGCGATCACAAACTGCTGCTGCGCATGGGCACCAATCTGCAGGTGAGCAAAACACTGGACAACATCCGCTGGTACGGCCGCGGCCCCTGGGAGAATTACTGGGACCGCAAAACGGCTTCGTTTGTAGGCTCCTACCACCAGAAACTTGATCAACAATACTTCCCCTACGCCCGCCCGCAGGAAAGCGGCAACAAGACCGAGGTACGCTGGACCGCGCTCACTAACAAAAAAGGCCAAGGCCTGGAGTTCAGTTTCGCTGACAGCTTGCTGAGCTTCTCAGCCCTGCCTTACAGCCTGGATGACCTGGATCCGGAGGTGGACAAGAAACAGTACCACTCCGGCGAACTGGAAAAACGCGACCACATTTATATGCACGTTGACCTGCAGCAGACCGGCCTGCAGGGCATGGACAGCTGGGGCAGCTGGCCGCTTGAGCAGTACCGCATTCCGTTTAAGGACCAAACGTTCCGTTACTGGATCAGACCGCTGCGGTAAGTATAACGCATCACCCCATGAAAGAGCAAAGCCCAGGTATGATTACATACCTGGGCTTTGCTCTTTCATACTTATTACAATGTGCCGCCAAGCCTTCTCCTTGGCTGCGCAACTTCATACTTCATTTGCTGGCGCGGGTTTGTAACCCGTGTCTTCCGTATCTTATCGGATTTGTAATCCGATAAGGGGCAGCGGCCCAAAGTATAGCCGGGCACAAGTATGATCGCCCGCAAAACACGACCCTATTTATCAGCATGAAACAACCCTGAACAAGAGGGGACTAAGCACCGCACAAAGGGCCTATTAATGGCTCAGGTCGGCCGGATGGAATTCCCGCCAGGCTGCCTCCCCTGCCTTTTTCCATTGAAGCCTCAGCGCGGGTTCGGTTCCTTTGCTACTAAGGTATGCGATCCGGATAGGGTGCAGCCCCGCCTGCAGCATTGCCCGCTGCGTTCGTTCGGTGCCTGGGGCATAGCCGTAATCGGCGTCCAGCAGCGCGGCTTCGTGCAGGCGCACAAATGCCTTGCCTGCCGTTGTCAGCGCAAACTCGTACTCCCCGTCGGTTGGCACGTGCAAGTAACCCTGATAGTAAACCATGCCATGTTTTCTGCGCAGTTCATTTCCGCCCACAGCTTTGGCGGTGCCGTGTTTGCCTGCCTTTTGCCCGTTTTCCGCCGCCACCCACCGGAAATCGCCCGGCACATACGTCCAGGCAAGTCCTTTGGCTAATTTGGCGGGTGCGGGCACGGCCGGTACCAGGGCGCCATCGTAAGGGCGCGGGGCAGACGGGTTCGGGTGGCGCACCTGCAGCACCCTGGCCTTCAGCTGCTCCTGCACCTGTTCGTAGCCGGGCTGGCCAGCCAGGTTTATACTTTGGGCGGGATCTTTCACCACATCATAAATCTCAAAATCGTCGTTGGCAGCGGTTACCTGGTAGCGCACGCCCACCAAATCCCCCAGGCGCAGCAGCTGCATCTGGTCGCGTTTACGGCTTTGCCTGGCCGGCTCAAACGCCTCAAAGGCCGGGGTTTTGCCTCCCTCAAAATACTCCACGTACACCAGGCTTTCGGCTTGCCGCCCCTGACCGATAAGCGAAGGCAGCAGCGAAACGCCATCCGTGCGGGCCGGGGCCGGCACATGTGCGGCGTCGGCTAATGTTGCCATCCAGTCAGAAAAGATGCTGGGCGTAGTAACTACCCGTCCCGCAGGAATGTGGCCAGGCCAGGCAGTCAGCGTCGGCATCCGCACGCCGCCTTCCCAGCAGTCGCGCTTGATGCCGTCGAAAGGGCCGAAGCTGTCGAAAAATGTAGGCAGGTTGGGCACATACGTTGCCGGCAGGTATGACTCGATGGACGGGCCATTATCGGAAGTGAACACCACCAGCGTGTTTTCATCCAGGTGCAGATCCCTGAGCAGTTGTTGCAGGTCTCCTACGGCGTCATCAATACGCCGCACGGCGGTAGCATAGCGCTTGTAGGTTTCAGGCCAGGGCACCTCAGGGGTAGCGGGGTTCCGGTCGTCATCGTAGGTGGCATGGCTGTAATCAGGGTGCATGTAGGAGTCCACCTTGCCGGAAGCTGTGTTAATCATATGGCCGGGCGTGCCCAGCCACTGCAGCCCGCCATGCAAGCCCTGCCCTGCCGGGTACGCCTGCGCAGGCAGTTGCAGCACGGCGTGCGGCGCGTCGTAGGCCAGGTACAGGAAGAACGGCTTTGCCGCGTCGGCACCCTGTGCGTGGTCGGTAATATATTTTTTGGCGGCGGCGGTCCACAGATCGGTCGTATAGCACTTGTTTAGGCCGGCGGCCACATCCGTATAGTTGTGCCATACTTGTTTGGGGCCACCGTAGGTGCCCTCCACCGGGTAATGCTCGTGGCCGTCCATGTGGCGCATATACCCAAAGAAATTATCGAAGCCTCGCTTAAGCGGGTGTGCCGGCCAGTCCGGCCCCACTTCATCCACTCCCTGCAGCCCCCACTTACCAATGCTGGCGGTGGTATAGCCCGCCCCCTGCAGCAGGGTACCTAATGTATGGTTCTCCTCCAGCGCCTTGTCGAACTGGTTGTCGCGCACCTGCGCGTTGCCCTGGTGCACGCCCGTCAGGAGGGAGGCACGGGATGGGGCGCAGACAGGTGCGTTGGCGTACTGCTGCGTGAGCTGGGCGCCGCCGGCAGCCATTTTGTCGAGGTTGGGCGTATAGTGCCAGGGCTTGCTCCGGTCTGCAGCTTTTTGCCGCTGGTTCTGGAAAAACACTCCCACGTCGCCATATCCCAGGTCATCGGCCAGAATAAAAATAATATTAGGAGGCTGTTTTTGATCGGGCGTGCGGCCCTGCGGCAAGGCAGGCAAAGCCGGTATAAGCAGCAGCAGGCAGAAGCAAAGCGGCAGATGGTGTTTCATAATAAAAAATGTATTCCGGTGCAGATGCCGGTTTTATTTAAAGCAGGCCCCCGGTACAAGTATGGGAGCGGCTGTGAGCATATCAAGTTAATCAATAACAAAAGCCATAGGACGTATAAGAACCGAAAAACACCTCGTAGCAAGTATGGGCGGCAGATGTCCTGCTTTAAGCAAGTGAACCACCCTGTTGAGCGTCGGGTGGCCTCTCCCGTAAGCTTTGGTCATGCACATTCCAGCCAAAACGTGCTCAGAAGGTAAGTATAAACCTGCCATGTACGGCATCCCGTAGGGCTTTAAATCTACGCAAACGTTTGCGGGCAAGCGCTTTCCCGAAACCAACAGCTCCGGACCATCCGCGTTTCTTTAGCTTCTCTGACATTATGTGTATCTTTCAGGCAATACATTGCCCTGTCTGATGCCGAAAAAGCCTGTGACCATCAAAGAAATCGCCCGGTTACTGGAGGTTTCTGTCTCCACCGTATCCCGTGCCCTCAATAACCATCTCAGCATCGGCTTACCTATGCGCCAGAAGGTGCAGCAACTGGCCCGGGAGCTGAAGTATGAGCGCAACCAAACGGCTGTTTTCTTTCAGAAAGGAAGAACGTATACCATCGGCGTTATTTTGCCGGAGCTCTCCGAGGCCTTTTTTTCTTCGGCGGTAAGCGCCATCGAAGAAACAGCCTACAAACATAACTATACCGTGCTGCTGGCGCAGTCGCACGACGATGCGCAGAAGGAAAAGCAATTGGTGGAGAAAATGAAAAACCACCGCGTGGACGGGCTGCTGGTATCGCTGGCCAAGACAACGGCCTCTTTCGACCACTTCGACAAACTGAGCCAGTACAATATTCCCGTGGTGTTCTTCGACCGGGTACCGCCGCTGCAGCGCATCCATTACGTGGCCTCCACCCTAGTAACCGGCACCGTGGAGGCAGTCAGTTACCTGCTTAAAAGAGGGCACCGCGCCATTGGCATGATAAACGGGCCTGCCACCCTGCATGCCAGCAACGAGCGGCGCGAAGGGTATATCCTGGCCATGACGAAGAACAGGCTCAAGTATGACCCTACGCTGGTGGTGCCCAGCGACCTGACAGAACAGGGAACCATTGCGGCGCTAAACCAGCTGCTGGCCAGCAGGAGAAAGGTATCCGCCATTGTCACCTTCAACGACTATGTAGCCCTCTACGCTCTCAAACACACCCGAAGCCTTGCCCTGGTGGAGCAGCCGGAATTTGTAAGTTATGCCAACCTGCCCCTGGCCCATTACATGGACATGACGCCTATTGCCTCGGTGGAGCAGTTCCCCTATCAGCAGGGGCAGAAAGCCGCAGAGATCCTGCTCGACCTGCTGGCCCGGGAGGAGGACAGCGAGCCGCAAGCCCGGCAGGCTTATTACCAGGTAACGGTCCCATCGCAGTTGGTGGAGAACAAAAAGAGCTGACGCCGCGCGCCTGCTTATAACCACTCAAACGTTTGCGCAAAAAGGTAACGCAATAATTGAGTATGTTTGATCTATAAAAAACACGACAGGAATGCTGCACGAGATACTGACCGCTTTTGGACTGGACGCTGAGAATTTCACTATTCAGAAGCTGAGCTCCGGCCTGATAAACCATACCTGGAAAGTAACAGGCCCGCACGAGGCCTATATTCTGCAGCAGATCAACGCCCACGTGTTCAGGTCTCCGCAGGATATTGCCGATAACATCGTGCAAATTGGTCGCTTCCTGGACCGGCACGCACCTGCGTACTTGTTCGTATCGCCTATAGCTACCGCTACGGGCGCCGTGCTGGTGCAGAACCAGGTCGGAGACTATTTCCGCTTAAGCCTCTACGTAAGCGGCTCGCGCACCATCGACACAGTAACAAACAGGCAACAGGCGTTTGAGGCAGCGCGCCAGTTCGGCAGGTTTACGCGGCTGCTGCATACTTTCGATGCGGCCACGCTGAAGTATACGCTGCCCGACTTCCACAACCTCGCGCTGCGCTACCAGCAGCTGGAGCAGGCCCATGCGGCGGCACCTGCCAGTAGACTGGCCGATGCCCGGCAGGCTATAACGGATGCTTTTGCACAACAGCATTTGGTGCAAACGTATGAAGCGATGGTGGCGGATCCCCGTATTCCCAAGCGCGTTATCCACCACGATACCAAAATCAGCAACGTGCTGTTTGACCAGCACGACAAAGGACTTTGCGTAATCGACCTGGACACGGTGATGCCTGGCTATTTCATCAGCGACCTGGGTGATATGATGCGCACCTACCTTTCGCCGGCCAATGAGGAAGTGCAGGATCTGACAAAAGTGACGGTGCGCGAAGATTATTTCCGGGCGATCATAGAAGGGTATTTTACGGAGATGGCCGATGTGCTGACGGAGGCGGAGAAGGAGCTGCTGCTGTATGCGGGCAAGTTTATGATCTACATGCAGGCCATCCGTTTTCTGGCCGACTTCCTGAACGGCGACACCTACTATGCCACCACCTATGCCGGCCAGAACCTGGTGAGGGCTCAAAACCAGTTTATGCTGCTGCGCAGGTATACGGAAGCGGAACTGCGCTTTACTGATATCGTAAGAACTTTCCGGAAAGAAAAAAGCTAATACAGGGCGATGTCGGGACAACTGCACTGCCGGTAATTTACCTGGAGGCCACGCACCGGAAGCCTGTATTCTCCAGCCCCGTATCTGGCGAGGATTTCATTTTTGATGTTACGCGGTAGCCTTTGCAGTAAGAGGCGTTGCACATAAAGGAGCCGCCGCGGGTTATCTTCTTAGGCACCGTGGGCTCCTGCGGGTCAAAGCTTTTACGCGGGCCCTGCGGGTTCTCCGACACTTTACCGGCCAGCATCTGATAGTAATCTTCGGTATACCAGTCACTCACCCACTCCCACACATTTCCTGCCATATCATAAAGACCATAGCGGTTTGGTTGAAAAGATTTGACCGGCGCTACGCTTGCAAATCCGTCCCACTGCGCATCCTGGTTCGGGAAGCTGCCCTGCCAGGTATTGGCTTTTGGCTTGCCGGCCTCCACCTCCTCATCGCCCCAGCTATACTTCTTACCTGTCAGGCCGCCCCGGGCCGCATACTCCCACTCTGCTTCGGTAGGCAGGCGCTTGCCTGCCCAGCGGGCATAGGCGGCAGCATCTTCCCAGGCCACCTGGGTTACGGGGTAGTTTTCTTTTCCTTTGATGTTGCTCTGCGGGCCCTGCGGGTGCTGCCAGCTGGCACCGGGCGTCCAGCGCCACCATTGCGAAGCATCGTTTAACGGCACAGGCTGGCTGGTCGGGCTAAAGGTGAGCGAGGCCGCCACCAGCAACTCGTCAGCGGGCTTAGGTGTACCGGGCGGTAGCTGCTTTTTCAGCTCTTCCCAATCAGGTTTGCGCTCGGCCACGGTCTGGTAGCCGGTAGCCGCTACAAAGGCGGCGAACTGCGCGTTGGTCACCTCCGTTACGTCCATCCAGAAGCCGTCCAGCTTCACCGTGTGGGCAGGATACTCGTCGGGCCGCCCCTCATTGTCGGTGGCACCCATCTGAAAAGTGCCGCCCTTTACCCATACCATCCCTTCATGCGACAGGGCCTTTTCTGCGGCATACCCGCCGCTATCCGTAGCAGCGGTCAGCGCGGCAAAGCGCTGCGGCATGTGGCTGTGGCAGGAGGTCTCCTCGGAACCGGCAGTCCTGGCAACTTCTGTTTTAGTTTGCGGCTTCTCCCGGCGGCAGGCAAAAAAAGGCAACATGAGGAGCAGGCAGAAAAGCGTCAGGCGCATGGCAGTAGTAATATGGTGTAACAATGGCGGCACAAAGGGCAAGTATAGGAACAAAAAACGATCAGCATAAAAAGGACGCACCAGCCTTTTAGCATCAACAGGAACAGACGCTTTCCTGCCTTGTTGATGCTAAAAGGCTGAAGCAATTTGCACCGCTTCAGCCGGACGAACAAACGAAAGTATACCCCTTCCGCTCTCAACCTGTGTTCCTGGGTCTACCTAGCGCAACAGGAAGTATAAACCAGCTTAATAGTCGTCGTTCAGCGCAAATA
This window of the Pontibacter liquoris genome carries:
- a CDS encoding sulfatase-like hydrolase/transferase gives rise to the protein MKHHLPLCFCLLLLIPALPALPQGRTPDQKQPPNIIFILADDLGYGDVGVFFQNQRQKAADRSKPWHYTPNLDKMAAGGAQLTQQYANAPVCAPSRASLLTGVHQGNAQVRDNQFDKALEENHTLGTLLQGAGYTTASIGKWGLQGVDEVGPDWPAHPLKRGFDNFFGYMRHMDGHEHYPVEGTYGGPKQVWHNYTDVAAGLNKCYTTDLWTAAAKKYITDHAQGADAAKPFFLYLAYDAPHAVLQLPAQAYPAGQGLHGGLQWLGTPGHMINTASGKVDSYMHPDYSHATYDDDRNPATPEVPWPETYKRYATAVRRIDDAVGDLQQLLRDLHLDENTLVVFTSDNGPSIESYLPATYVPNLPTFFDSFGPFDGIKRDCWEGGVRMPTLTAWPGHIPAGRVVTTPSIFSDWMATLADAAHVPAPARTDGVSLLPSLIGQGRQAESLVYVEYFEGGKTPAFEAFEPARQSRKRDQMQLLRLGDLVGVRYQVTAANDDFEIYDVVKDPAQSINLAGQPGYEQVQEQLKARVLQVRHPNPSAPRPYDGALVPAVPAPAKLAKGLAWTYVPGDFRWVAAENGQKAGKHGTAKAVGGNELRRKHGMVYYQGYLHVPTDGEYEFALTTAGKAFVRLHEAALLDADYGYAPGTERTQRAMLQAGLHPIRIAYLSSKGTEPALRLQWKKAGEAAWREFHPADLSH
- a CDS encoding LacI family DNA-binding transcriptional regulator — translated: MPKKPVTIKEIARLLEVSVSTVSRALNNHLSIGLPMRQKVQQLARELKYERNQTAVFFQKGRTYTIGVILPELSEAFFSSAVSAIEETAYKHNYTVLLAQSHDDAQKEKQLVEKMKNHRVDGLLVSLAKTTASFDHFDKLSQYNIPVVFFDRVPPLQRIHYVASTLVTGTVEAVSYLLKRGHRAIGMINGPATLHASNERREGYILAMTKNRLKYDPTLVVPSDLTEQGTIAALNQLLASRRKVSAIVTFNDYVALYALKHTRSLALVEQPEFVSYANLPLAHYMDMTPIASVEQFPYQQGQKAAEILLDLLAREEDSEPQARQAYYQVTVPSQLVENKKS
- a CDS encoding phosphotransferase enzyme family protein, with the translated sequence MLHEILTAFGLDAENFTIQKLSSGLINHTWKVTGPHEAYILQQINAHVFRSPQDIADNIVQIGRFLDRHAPAYLFVSPIATATGAVLVQNQVGDYFRLSLYVSGSRTIDTVTNRQQAFEAARQFGRFTRLLHTFDAATLKYTLPDFHNLALRYQQLEQAHAAAPASRLADARQAITDAFAQQHLVQTYEAMVADPRIPKRVIHHDTKISNVLFDQHDKGLCVIDLDTVMPGYFISDLGDMMRTYLSPANEEVQDLTKVTVREDYFRAIIEGYFTEMADVLTEAEKELLLYAGKFMIYMQAIRFLADFLNGDTYYATTYAGQNLVRAQNQFMLLRRYTEAELRFTDIVRTFRKEKS
- a CDS encoding formylglycine-generating enzyme family protein; its protein translation is MRLTLFCLLLMLPFFACRREKPQTKTEVARTAGSEETSCHSHMPQRFAALTAATDSGGYAAEKALSHEGMVWVKGGTFQMGATDNEGRPDEYPAHTVKLDGFWMDVTEVTNAQFAAFVAATGYQTVAERKPDWEELKKQLPPGTPKPADELLVAASLTFSPTSQPVPLNDASQWWRWTPGASWQHPQGPQSNIKGKENYPVTQVAWEDAAAYARWAGKRLPTEAEWEYAARGGLTGKKYSWGDEEVEAGKPKANTWQGSFPNQDAQWDGFASVAPVKSFQPNRYGLYDMAGNVWEWVSDWYTEDYYQMLAGKVSENPQGPRKSFDPQEPTVPKKITRGGSFMCNASYCKGYRVTSKMKSSPDTGLENTGFRCVASR